One Campylobacter concisus DNA segment encodes these proteins:
- a CDS encoding cation diffusion facilitator family transporter yields the protein MQETHSHHSHVEHGGMHIHTSNKTVLRNSFFLIFTFMIVEAVFGFVSNSLALISDAFHMLSDAAALFLSLVAFKIAEKRANLQKTFGYKRVEIIAAFINAIALIVLAVFVIVEAIIRLFNEPQIEAETMLLVSILGLVVNLVVAVYMHKSADTKENLNMKGAYLHVLGDTLGSVGAIVAALLVMKFNFTQADSIASIFVSMLIIKSGASLLKDSFNILIEAVPLKLDTDEILGVIKSVDGVRFVHDLHIWAINAGTNALIAHIVVDDELKAAEISKMIKQIEHELFHVGIGHVTLQFESENLGHKDDLICELNDEDDHCGHHH from the coding sequence ATGCAAGAGACCCACTCTCATCACTCTCACGTCGAGCATGGCGGTATGCACATTCATACTAGCAATAAAACTGTTTTAAGAAATTCATTTTTTCTAATTTTCACGTTTATGATAGTTGAGGCCGTTTTTGGCTTCGTTTCAAACTCGCTTGCGCTTATTAGCGACGCATTTCACATGCTCTCAGACGCCGCAGCTCTTTTTTTGTCGCTGGTTGCTTTTAAGATCGCAGAAAAAAGGGCAAATTTACAAAAGACCTTTGGCTACAAAAGGGTCGAGATCATCGCAGCTTTTATAAACGCCATAGCTCTTATTGTGCTTGCTGTTTTTGTCATAGTCGAAGCGATCATTAGGCTTTTTAACGAGCCACAGATAGAGGCTGAGACGATGCTTCTTGTTAGTATTTTGGGACTTGTGGTAAATTTAGTCGTAGCTGTTTATATGCATAAAAGCGCTGATACAAAAGAAAACTTAAATATGAAAGGCGCTTATTTGCACGTGCTTGGCGACACGCTTGGCTCAGTTGGCGCCATCGTTGCAGCGCTTCTTGTGATGAAATTTAACTTCACGCAGGCCGATAGCATCGCAAGTATCTTTGTCTCGATGCTCATCATAAAAAGTGGCGCTAGCTTGCTAAAAGATAGCTTTAATATCCTGATCGAAGCGGTGCCACTTAAGCTTGATACGGATGAAATTTTAGGCGTCATTAAGAGTGTAGATGGTGTTAGGTTTGTGCACGACTTGCATATCTGGGCAATAAATGCTGGCACAAACGCACTGATCGCTCATATAGTCGTGGATGATGAACTAAAGGCGGCTGAAATTTCAAAGATGATAAAGCAGATCGAGCACGAGCTATTTCACGTAGGCATCGGCCATGTCACGCTTCAGTTTGAAAGTGAGAACCTTGGACACAAAGACGATCTCATCTGCGAGCTAAATGATGAAGATGATCACTGCGGGCATCATCACTAA
- a CDS encoding Rrf2 family transcriptional regulator, translated as MQVGIKFSTAIHVVLAACFFKGEKVTSEFIAGSINTNPVIVRRLLGTLKAAGLVNVVAGVGGVSLAKEPKDITLLQIFNAVNDKEKLFKIHSDSPKACPLGGKIEGLLTNHFL; from the coding sequence ATGCAAGTAGGGATCAAGTTTTCAACCGCGATCCATGTAGTTTTAGCAGCTTGTTTTTTCAAAGGCGAGAAAGTCACGAGCGAATTTATAGCAGGTAGTATAAACACGAATCCGGTCATAGTTAGGCGCCTGCTCGGTACTCTAAAGGCTGCAGGACTCGTGAATGTCGTAGCTGGAGTTGGTGGAGTGAGTCTTGCGAAAGAGCCAAAAGATATAACCCTCCTTCAAATTTTTAACGCAGTAAATGATAAAGAAAAACTTTTCAAGATCCACTCTGACTCACCTAAAGCCTGCCCGCTTGGTGGCAAGATCGAAGGCCTCTTAACCAACCACTTCCTAAA
- a CDS encoding cupin domain-containing protein, translating to MKNFQVAKIANEPRVELKEALNLSGCEVSINELPANVSVPFVHAHKQNEELYIILEGEGELFIDGEVLKVSKGDAVRIDPEGKRCFKAGKNGIKMICIQTKRGSLEQYTMSDGVIVDDVKPSWL from the coding sequence ATGAAAAATTTTCAGGTTGCAAAGATCGCAAACGAGCCAAGAGTCGAGCTAAAAGAGGCTTTAAATTTAAGCGGCTGTGAGGTATCTATAAACGAGCTTCCAGCAAATGTGAGCGTGCCATTTGTCCATGCACATAAGCAAAACGAGGAGCTTTACATCATCCTAGAGGGTGAGGGTGAGCTTTTCATCGACGGTGAGGTGCTAAAAGTAAGCAAAGGAGATGCGGTGCGCATAGATCCAGAGGGTAAAAGGTGCTTTAAAGCTGGCAAAAACGGCATCAAAATGATCTGCATCCAGACAAAACGCGGTAGCCTAGAGCAATACACAATGAGCGACGGCGTGATAGTTGATGACGTAAAGCCAAGCTGGCTGTAA
- a CDS encoding NAD(P)-dependent oxidoreductase: MKIAIIGANGKSGVNLVNEALKQDYDVTAIVRNKEYKNESVKVVYKDIFELTKADLAGFDAVISAFAAWSEETFPLHKKVAAHLANLLEGSNARLLVVGGAGTLFVDDKGTMVMDTPDFPAAYMGVAKATAESYFELKDRSDLLWTYVSPAGDYDVNGARTGKYVLGGDNLILNSKNESYISYADLALAIIDELKNKKFIQKRFTAVGERA, from the coding sequence ATGAAAATAGCAATCATAGGCGCAAACGGCAAAAGCGGTGTAAATTTAGTAAATGAGGCACTAAAACAAGATTACGACGTCACAGCGATCGTTAGAAACAAAGAGTATAAAAACGAAAGCGTAAAGGTTGTCTATAAAGATATTTTCGAGCTTACAAAGGCTGATCTAGCAGGCTTTGACGCAGTGATCAGCGCATTTGCAGCATGGAGTGAAGAGACTTTCCCACTTCATAAAAAAGTTGCTGCTCATCTTGCAAATTTGCTAGAGGGTAGCAACGCAAGACTACTTGTAGTTGGTGGTGCTGGTACATTATTTGTAGATGATAAGGGCACAATGGTAATGGATACGCCAGACTTCCCGGCTGCATATATGGGTGTGGCAAAGGCGACTGCGGAGTCTTATTTTGAGCTAAAAGATAGGAGCGATTTACTTTGGACATACGTAAGCCCAGCAGGCGACTACGACGTAAATGGTGCTCGTACTGGTAAATACGTGCTTGGTGGAGATAATCTCATCTTAAACTCAAAAAATGAGAGCTATATAAGCTATGCAGACCTTGCGCTTGCGATCATAGACGAGCTAAAAAACAAAAAATTTATACAAAAACGCTTTACTGCAGTTGGTGAGCGAGCATAA